GGTGGTGCCGCCGCTTGTTCGGTAGAACTGTTGGGCGGAGGTGTTCTGTTCGAGCACCCACAGGTACATCGCCTGGTGTGTGGCCTGGTTGGTGACGGCGGCGGCCGCGTGGGTGAGCAGGGTGGTGCCGATTCCTAGGCGGTGCTGGTCGTGGCGGACGTGGAGGTTGTCGACCAGGCTGCCCCACTCGGGGTCGTGGTCGAGCATCACGTGGACGAAGCCGACCAGGCGGTCGTCGTACTCCGCGAGGACGGTCGCCGTGCCGGTTGGTGTGGCCAGGCGGGCTGTCCAGACCGCGTTGCGTTCGACCGCTATGTCCCCGTCGAGGAACGCGTCGGCGTACGCGCCGCGGTAGTGGCGTCGCCAGCTGTCCGCGTGCAGTTCGGCGACCTGCGCGGCGTCGTCCGGGCCGGCGGACCGGAGCACGACCGGGC
The Kribbella italica DNA segment above includes these coding regions:
- a CDS encoding GNAT family N-acetyltransferase; protein product: MSPVVLRSAGPDDAAQVAELHADSWRRHYRGAYADAFLDGDIAVERNAVWTARLATPTGTATVLAEYDDRLVGFVHVMLDHDPEWGSLVDNLHVRHDQHRLGIGTTLLTHAAAAVTNQATHQAMYLWVLEQNTSAQQFYRTSGGTTVEKAQVPPPGGNPTRLTGNPHCLRIAWPKTTPWPQTQ